Genomic DNA from Corynebacterium diphtheriae:
CACGTCAATACTCCTCTGATAAGCCGCCTAGCAGCCTCTCCGGTCTGGTTGCTAACGCGGCGCCTAGTTGAGCCTCAACCTTTGGGTAGAAACGGAGAGATTTGTGGGTTGTGACTCATCCGGTTGTTTCCTAGATCACCATACTATGTGTTGAGTCACTTTTGCACCTCCCAAGTTGAATTATCACACTGGGTGTGAACTGGGGGTAGTGTGGGGGTGAATCAAAAGCCGTGAACTATGCGAAAGTTTGATGTGCATAGTTTTTGCGTGGCTATGGTTACCCCCGAACGTGCCGTTTCTATGATGTGTCCTATATTGCTTTTTTCGCACAATGCGATGGTTAACACATCTACTTCTGGGGAGTCGGCTCCTGTGGCGACATGATCGCCTTTTCCAAACGATCCATCCACAACAAAAAAGCTCCCAACGCAAGCGGGGCCACAATAACGAGCGCAAGAATCATAGGCATAGCCTAGCGCACTACCAACACACGTTAAGGTAGAGGATATGAGTAGACCTGACCTCGCCCAGCAGCCCACCGCACTGGCGGTCAAGCGTCGCGCACGCGCTATCAATCGGGAACTGGCCAAAGCGTATCCCGACGCCCACTGTGAGCTGGACTTTAACAATCCACTCGAACTCACCGTCGCCACGGTGCTCAGCGCCCAATGTACCGACGTACGCGTCAATCAAGTCACCCCAGCACTATTTGCCAAATACCCCACCGCAGAGGCCTACGCGAGCGCCAACGAAGCCGAACTGCAAGAAATGATCCGCCCCACCGGTTTTTATAAAGCAAAGGCCGCACATCTTATCGGCATGGGACAAAAACTGGTCACAGACTTCGGCGGTGAGATCCCACGCGATCTAGAACACCTTGTCAGCCTGCCAGGAGTAGGAAGAAAAACCGCCCATGTAGTGCGCGGTAACGCCTTTGACATCCCAGGGTTGACCGTCGATACGCACTTCGGACGACTCGTGCGACGCCTAGGGCTTACTACCCAGACAAACCCTGTGAAAGTCGAACACGAGATAGCCGATCTGATCGAAAAAAAAGAATGGACCATGTTCTCACATCGGATCATCTTCCACGGACGTCGCGTATGCCATTCCCGCACCGCTGCATGTGGAGCGTGCTTCCTTGCGCCGCGCTGCCCAAGCTACGGGGAAGTAGGACCCACAGATCCACTGCGCGCAGAAACTCTTGTCACCGGAGACAACCGCGAACACCTACTTCAGATGGCAGGTATTGGAAATGCGTAAAACAATCGTGGTGTCTGCCCTCGTCTTCGTCGCAGTCTTTGCCGCCCTCATCAGCATGATCGTGGGAAATAACAACGAACCCATGCCCGATAACCTCCAAGAGGAAACCCAAAACGTAGCATCGCGCCCAGACTGCGAGGTCAGCACTGTTGCTGGCGTACAGCTCGACTGCCTCGGCGGTAAAGCCCATATGCCCGACGGGAATCCAAAAATAACTGTGGTCAATGTGTGGGCATGGTGGTGCGAGCCATGCCGAGCCGAGCTACCCCTTTTTGATACGTTGGCGCAACGTCACCCCGAACTACGCGTGATC
This window encodes:
- the nth gene encoding endonuclease III; this translates as MSRPDLAQQPTALAVKRRARAINRELAKAYPDAHCELDFNNPLELTVATVLSAQCTDVRVNQVTPALFAKYPTAEAYASANEAELQEMIRPTGFYKAKAAHLIGMGQKLVTDFGGEIPRDLEHLVSLPGVGRKTAHVVRGNAFDIPGLTVDTHFGRLVRRLGLTTQTNPVKVEHEIADLIEKKEWTMFSHRIIFHGRRVCHSRTAACGACFLAPRCPSYGEVGPTDPLRAETLVTGDNREHLLQMAGIGNA
- a CDS encoding TlpA family protein disulfide reductase, whose protein sequence is MRKTIVVSALVFVAVFAALISMIVGNNNEPMPDNLQEETQNVASRPDCEVSTVAGVQLDCLGGKAHMPDGNPKITVVNVWAWWCEPCRAELPLFDTLAQRHPELRVIGVHADTNAANGAALLNDLGVSLPSLQDNHNAFAGTLGLPNVVPITVIVNADGSKEAVVPRAFSTYEELETAVMAKVYKG